CAGTTCCGACAGTTTGTTTGCGTGATCCACCCCCATCCCATTCCCCGCAAGCTCTGGGGAACGCCCAGTCCACtaaaccaaccaaccaaccaataACACTCACAACAATTGCAGAGGCTTCCACTAACGATGCCGTTGACTCGTAAACGGGCTAGCGCCGTGCGGGGAAAGAGGGCAGGTCGGTGGAACGGCCCTGAATATCTATGGACCGCTTTCTCTCATCTTGTTTCTTTCCTCTATTCTTTCTCCACTGACACTCGACTCCCACTATCTCTACCCAAGCTGTTGGTATTCTAGCCTTGTCAGACCCTCTTTTATTATCCTGGTAGGAAACGTCTGTTCTCAGGTGCAGCATGTCGGAACCGAAAGTTAGGAGGCAAAACCACTCCTGCGACCACTGCAGGAAGAGTAAGAAGGCGTGCGATGGGTATATTCGCAATGAGAAGCCGGCAGTCTCACCTGATGCAACGTCGCCCACTTCTGGGTCGCAAATCTGTAAGTTATAGCCATGCATACTACCCCCCTCCAGGCGTCAGGGATTGACCATGCCGCTTTGTTAGATGGAGGATCGGAACCAGGACTCAAGTCCTGCTCGTACTGTATCAGAACCAAGAAGGTTTGCAGTCTGAACCCACAGTGGGGAAAGACTCGATCAAGGTCTCGAGTTAGTGAGACAGGGTCAAGCATCACCAGCACCTCCAACGACAGCTCACAGAGCAAGAGGAAGCGCAATGAGTCTCCCGCCACTACTACTGCCCCTTCACTTAACGCAAAATACTGCGACATCACTGCAGCGAATATGCTGCAGATGCTTCAGGACTCTACACCTGGGCAAGGTCTATCCTGGAACAACCCTTTCAGCACAGACATCCCTTCCTTTCTCTCCCTGGACCAAAACCTCGATGGCCAAAGCCTCGCGATGAGCTTCTCTAGTCCAGAGAGTGCTTCGCAGACTGTTGCAAAAGACACTATTGATGAAGGGCTGCCCGAACTCACAAAGCAGACATCCCATGCTGCAACTGACGCCTTGGACAACGCGACATCCTATTCAGGCTCACAGGACTTTGACATAAATAATCTCTGGGACTTGGACTTCTCAGAAATCAACTCTGCACCACTAGACACGCTTTCATCAATAGAATCTCCGGCCTATGGACACAAAGCTGTTCAGGTGAAACGCAGAGCTCGGTTGCCCTCCAATGACTGGTCAGGATATCCTAACTTCTCACCGTCACCGTTCACTAGCGACTCTCTCATCATGCAAACCTCCAATCGATATATGATCACCGAGAGTCTTCTTCAGATATATCATGACGTCCTGGAGAATAACCTTGCATGCTGGCTAGCGGAGGAGAATTGCCCATATAAGCTACAAGTTGTCGCTCGCACTAGTCCAGCGCCAGAACCCAAACTAGCTGCGGCTCCAGGACCCTCCCGACATAATCCGAATCTTCCGCCAGAATGGGGTGCCGCTTGGTCGAACAGGATGTATCGTCGCGTCGTGGAACTAGATCGAGCCGCTCAGTCAGCGAGGCTGATCAACCTTACACGTTCTGAAAGCCAAGCTGCATCTCGAGTACTAGATCTCGTCATAATGGCTTTCACAACACAATGGGCCCAGGGCAACCGTCGCCAAGAAAGGTTCTCCATGGGGCCGAACGACTTTGCCACTGAAGCAGATGACCTAGCCGACGCTCTGAATCAAGAGTTTGAAGAGAGCTTACAGCAATCGGTATGGGAGCAAGCAAAGAGGGCACTTCAAGACGTGGTTGATGTCGAGTCTTATCGCGTCATCTACGCTGAACTGATATTTGGTCTCACACAAAAGCCCTGGGCTAGCGATGAGTATCAACAGAAATCCTTTGGATCtaagaaaggaaaaagtGGCAAGGGTATCAAAGAGAACGCGATGCCAGAGATTATCGAGATTATGTCTCAGGAAGGACCTCATATCTATTTGGAGCGGGCAACGAGGAAGATTCACGCTCTCAAGTTCAGGTTTGAAGCCAGTGAATCTGGTTTCATGGAGACGAGCAAAAAGCACGCTCCTCGGAGGTTAACTGAGGAGAACAGGCGGACCATCGGCTTACTCTACTGGCTTGCTGTCATGTTTGATACAGTCTCTTCATCGATGAATGAACGGCCAGTTGCACTAGCTGATGAAGACTGTCAACATGAAGATGCAGACCAAATACTGGCAGACAGTATGCGGGCAGCTCAGAAGAGTCGGCGAGGAAGCCAACGATGGAAAATGGAACTGTTTATCCAAGATGATGCAACGAAACCAACAGTCGGAACAAGGTGGCCATGCTCATATGATGATGCGATGCAAATGGTTGCCAAGTCAGCACCTGTTAAGATCCTAATCTATCGACACTTGTCGTATCTTCAAAACGCGCTGCGAAAACGAGAATGTGCCCAGGCAATCGAGGAGATTATTCAGCAAACGACTCTACTATACCGGTACTGGAACATGACCCACGGTGCCTTCTTTCGAGATCTCATCAGACACTATGATACAGTCCCGCCCCGGATTAGAAGCTGGTTCTTCTGCATTGCAGTCCCGTGGCATCTCGGCGCTTTAATGCTCGCAGATGTTCTTGAGTTCATCGACAAGAACAACTACGGTCTTGACCAAGCCCGTCAAAAGCGACTAAGCGGCAACGTCGCAGCCCGAATCCGCAAAGCCAGTGCCATCGAACTCGCCGACCTCGCTCAAGTAACGACACCGCGACTGTTTCAAGAAGCTGGTATAAACGCCGCGCAACTTCCAGATTACCACTTCGCAGTCAGCGAGGGGCCATTGCTGACCGAGCCTTGGACTGTTATCCTTATAAGAGGGTTTACGAAAGCGTGTTTGTTTCATTTGGACATGGCTGATGACTTTCAGCAGCATGAGGGAGATCTTTTGGGTCATGATAGTGAAGATTTTCAGGATAGTTTGAGGAGGGCGGAGTATTGTATAAGGGCGCTTTGGTGTCTGGGGAAGAAATCAGAGATGTCGAGGAATATTACCAAGGTGCTTGTTGGGGCGCTACAAGAGCTACAGATATGATTCTGAAGTTGTGTTTTCTCAGCACTTTGGTCGGCAAAGCGATAATAATAGCATGTTGTGCGTGTTGCCAGAAAAGGTTTGAAAATCAATTGAGAAATGGCTCGTTAGAAGCTTATAATGTGAAAGAATATTGTGTCCTCATCACCTGGACTAACAGAATAAACTTAAAGGCAGCAATCAACCACATAGTAACTGTGTATGTAACAGTAATATGAAAGAATGAGATTTGGTAATAAGGAAATTCTGCATTCAAATACATTTGCTTACAATCGACCCGCCCCAAAAATGATAGCCGCTGAAATTATGAGGCGAGAACGGGAAGTACCGTAGAAACTCATGAAATTCGTAACGCCCCGTAGATACTTTTCTCCTAATTCTACAGCTCTAATTAGTGtagaagaaaataaagatcTAACATCACGCTAATTTACACCTCTAATTAAGTAAGGATAGCAGCTTTGGATCCACAGGGCGTTACGAATCTCATGAGTTTCTACGGTAATACGAAGGGTTAGACCTTGTACCAATAGCAGACAATGGTAAGGCATCTTCATGATTGGGAGTTTATCGGACTCGCGATGATTGGTTGGAACATCCTGAAGGACGCCTGAGCTGAAGGCCAGGTTGTCACACAGGCGGCTATTGCCACTCATCGACGGGTGATATTGCCCCACAGACTCCGCACGACGGTCAGGTCATTCGTATAAAGGCTGCTCGACGATCACTTACATCGGGACTACATTGCCATCTTCATGTCCTTGTTTTTTTATTATGAATTTACCAACAGGGCATTTGTAACTGAACCCCGACAATGTCACAAGTCTCTCATGGCTACAAGCCAGCACGCAATAACAACACGGAACTTGAGCTTCATCAGGGAACAACTGCTGAGCCAAAAGGGGTACCACAGAGGCAAGGTGATGCAGTAAGCGCAGGGCCTCAACAAGCTAAAAGCTACGGCAATCAGCCATTTACCTCCCACTCCGTCACCTCAGGGCTTCCACGTTCTTTATTCAATCAGCTTGGTCACGTGCCAGCCCAGCGCATTGCGCCTGCGAGCCCAAATATACAATTGCATACTGCTAGGGCGTCTTTGGTACAAGAAATTGGACCGGAAGACGGTGCTGCAACTCTCCCTCAGCTTCATGACGGCCAGAATCATATCGCTGAAAATGAGCGCCTATCCAAACTGGTAGATCGCATGCTTCTCGCCAAGATCAGAGACCTGATGATGGACGCTATAAAAGGTATCGACAAAAGCGTCACGGATATTTGGACGAGTCCATTGTGGCCCGTCCCGTTCCGGTTCCATTTCGGACCTGATCCCGACGATATGGTGGAATTGAGTCAGTGTAGCCTCAGAGAGAGTACAAAGGCCACCCTCATTGAACAAGCATTTCGCGATGCCTGGCCGAAAAACGGCGATTGGTTAAAAGCACTTGTCGTTGAGAGTGACGGCCACGGCCCCGCCGTTCTAGTTCCTTGGTCATCGGTTGGGATGGCGTACCAAGATGACCTAAAGTTCGAATATGACCATAGGGTAATATCTTCACGCCCACCTGCAGATCTCTAACCGAGGGCTTACAATCACCCTACAGACTGTCACCTTCGCTTATGAGGGGCTTTGGCATAGTTGGTGCTATGCCGCCAGAGGTACTCGAGAGCAACGGGAACAAATGGTAAGTTTATGCAACTAGCGGTCTGGTATATTGATTGATAAGGTGAGCATCGGCTGAACATATGTGATGTCAGATACCCGCTTCACGACATCGGCCTAGGGGGAAAATAATGTAAGTAGAAAAATTGCTAACCTTTGCGTGATACTTTAGCGGTCCTGTAGTTAATGTTTTGCCAGCTATTGTGGATCGAACGGACAACCGAAGGGAGACCAGCACCATGATTTAGACGTTCTTGCTTGGGCGTTGAGCTACGACGAGCCTTTCAGCAAACCATGTCACGATAAGAACCCCTTTCGAATAGGATACTCGGcaaccttcttcaacaccaacttcCGAGGAGGGGTATGTCAGGAATACCACCCTATACAATATGGTTTTCATTGGCAAATCCGCTATTTTAGGCCTATCGAGGGATATACTTGCCGTGAAGGAAAATGTGTGTTGAGCAAGCGACAATATACGACTATACGGCACGACTCTGAGGAGATTTGCCTGGGGGAGAGACGAGCACGCGTAAGTTTTCACGTGCTAAAAGGAAACTCAGGCCTCTTCACTATACTGTCCCTGTGTGATGATTGGATGCCTGTACGCAAAAGGCACTTTCAAAGCATCCGTAATGTCATGGAAGATTGGGAACGTTATGGCTTCAAAGTAAGGGAAGGGGCTGTCCCTATTACCCATTATCTCTTCGAGATATGTAGGGTATTGGAATACTGTATGGACGCTTGGGGCGAAGCACTCGAAGCCATAGACAGGCTTGCTCATGTTAACGTAAGTCGCCATTCTCTATTCGCCTCGTGTCGATGAGAAACTATGTTAAAATTCTTCATTAGTTGGAAGACCTTAATGGTCGGTCACGAGTAGAGTACCTCATGTTTGATCAGTCTTTCGACCGATCTAAGGACTACTTTGTGGCTCTTCAGCTGCTGAGGATAGTCGACGAGTGGCTGGATGAAATTGTTCCTAGTCTCAAGGAGCTGCGAATGAAGCCAGGTCTAACTCATActgaagcagaagagaatCTAGATGCCGCCATCAGATTCATGACTGGACGCGCTGGTGCTGTTCAAAATCGAGTCCGAAGGAAGGTTGAACAGATCAACAGCTTACGGGACGGGGTTTGTAACTCTTAACGTGCCTATGGGAAGACTCTACTGATCCATGTCAAACAGTTATTCAGCGCTACTTCTCTTCGGGAATCAACTAAAGCTATGGCATTAAACCAAGCAATCTACGTCTTCACTGTTGTGACGGTTCTCTTCACGCCAGTGAGCTTCCTCGCGGTAGGTGACACACGCCATAAGCTGTCCGCATAACAGCTAACGAAGCAAGACGTTTTGGGCATTGCCATTCCTGAACAACCCAAAAGAAGGCAGCGGTGTTGTGTCAGAGCCTTCGGCGTTTCGTAATAGCTTCATTGTTATGCCTCTCCTCACCTACGCCCTGGTCATCGGCGTCGCGTGGGCCGTGGGAAAACGCAACAGTGGCCGCGCACTATTGGACCTGCTCAGAGAATATTGGGGGAAATCGTGGTCGCTCATGAGATCTGCATGGACCTCGCGTCCACAATTGCCTTGGAGATATAGGGGTAGTTCTCCTTACCCTGAGGCCTGATATGAGTTCGGTAGGCATAAAGTCAACGATGGATTGAGATGTAGTATTGCTGTCATATAGTTTAATGCCAAATTGTATCGTTATCTTGATCTACCTGTTTTCGAGCGGGAGCGCGACTCACTATTTCATGCACCCCACCTTATCTAAATAGCGAAAACCCACGTTCCTCGTGATCAAACTCCCCAGTGACTTCAGCAATGTTGAATTGAGAAACCTGGAACGTCGACGAAAGCGACAGAAGACTCATCGGCTTGTTATCCGACATGATGTTCGAGACTTTGTCTGGAATTCGCAGGACGTGTAGAGAAGGGAAATTCACAGTACCGCTAGActggtgttgatcttggagcTTTCTGTAAGCCTCTTTGAGAGCTCGTTCCTGGCCATCCTTCTCACCGATCACATACACCAAAGCTCCTTGGATTTGTTGCGCCAGGTGAATATTTGGCTGCAGCTGACTGTGATCAAcggtcttggtgttcttgGCCTCGACGATATAAGTAGTTCCATCTTCGTTGTAGACCATGTCTAGCTCTCGGTACTTGTTGCCCTGCAAAGGAACAGTGATCATTTGCGAGCTGCCATTCAGACCCTCTCGCTTCTCCGAATCAGTGAGGGGTCTGGAGATCTGGCTACCATGCATGATCTTATAATCTTGGACGAGCTTGTATGCCGTGAATATCTCATGGTACAAGCCTCTGTCAAGCTTGCCGCCCGCGCGAGATGAAAGGCCtgcgttgaagatgtcgatcATGACATTGATACAAGCCCGTGGATCCTCTTCAGTTGGAGGAACGCTGGGATAGACGATGACTGAATTATGGCTCGACATGCTGATGAAAAGATGATGGGAGGGCTCTGACTTGAGGCTGAAATGAGGGGCATTTAGTCCTTATATGGATTCGTGCAGAAACCTGGATGCATGTAAGACCAATCATATCAGCGTTGCACTTTGAAAATGTAGATTGCTGCCTGATGAGACAACTAGATGCTTCAATAGTGAGATCcatgtgttatttgcagttgagacttgcgGGTGAGAATTTAAATCCGCAGAGTGAACTTAGAGGCTTAGAACAGTGAGCTTATAGTCAACACATAGAACGTCTTGGATATAGCAATCGCTATTGGTGGTTTGTcttataagtaataatattattcaAAGGCTACCTGCTCCGCGTcataaataattaaattcAGGTATAAGCCACAGCCCAGTATCTGCACTAAAGTCAAATGCCTCCAGTCCGGTCATAGGTCTGATAGAGTTCTCAGCCATATCCCTTTGACTAGGTCCTCCCTGAAGATGGGCTATAGGACCACTTTGAGGACCATGCCCATCACTCTGCTCCACCGCCCTATGTGAAACTTGCGAGGTAGCCGATTGCGAGTATGAGTCTGTTTGAGATAGCGACTCTTGGCATGCGGCGAGGTAACGCATCTTGATCGCTTCCCAGCCCACGAGGGCGTCGCCATACCAGTTACGCAGGTGCTCCGACGAACCCATCCCCAACGAGAGTTCCTTCACTCGGAGTGTGATAGCCTCGATATATGCATCGAGCTTTATGACAGAGCGGGCGGATTCAATGCTCCATCCTTGCGTCTGTGTCGATAGAGATATTGAAGCTGTAAGAAGGATTGAGTAACTCAAAAGAGCCCAATGTGTGGATGGTAGGCTGGGGATGCTTTCCGGAGGAATGGCTAGGAATGTGTCGAAATAGCCCTTTGTGCTTGTGAGCGCGTCCATAAGAATGCGGATCCGAGCCATGGAGAAATCAGTACTTCGTGCCATCCCTGACAAACACAATTCCCGGACGAAAGCTTCTAAAAGCCAGGGCCAGATTTGCTGGCAGGCTGACGGGTGGTTAGTTGAACTTTCACTGCAGAGCACGTCTTCAATATTGTACTCACGATCTTGGGCAAGTGAGGATGGGAGGCGGAGTTGCCAGTCCTGCACTTTGACGGAGAATGCATTTAGGTATACCTGTATCTGCTGCTCACCCATGAACTGAGTCTGCTGGATGTCGGTGTAGTTGAAGAAGGTATATGCCTTCTCGGCCTCGCGAGCAACCTCAAGATGGAAAACAAGGTCTAGATCTGACGGGGTTTCCTTTGCGGCAGCAAGAGACTGGGCGCATGCGTATAGATAATCGTTATATATCAACGGACTCGACTTCCGTGTCATTATTGAATACCTTTGTATATAGGTCAGCAGTTTGAGCTCGGTAAGATTCTCCTACTAACCAGGTAGTCATTTGATAGCAGCCTAGGTAGGCTCGTCTAGCAACGGGATCCCAAAGTTCCGCATCAACTGCGGACAAGCCCTTAGGTCTTTCAACAAAGGCCTCGACATTTAACTGCTGATGTTTGTTTTTTCCGGGCCGCTGAGTAATACCAAACTCAACCGCCATCGATGCTGCGATGGACGCAAGACGGTAGGCTTGTTgtgtctttggtgttgtATGCAAGTGAATCCTAGATAAAACACATTTTAGTAAGCAGACGCAAAGGTATTTGCATGTTTGCTGACCAATTGAGGTACACCATCAATCCACTCAACAGGTCCATATCTCGGTCACCTTCTAGGACGAGTTTAGTACCAAGTGCCTTGAGAAATACTTGATTCAGATGATCCTGCTGGCCTCGTAGCTTCCAGGACGTCGTGGTAAGGATCGCCAAGAGGAGCATGGGGCTTGCCTGTTGGAGGGCGAGTGACGTTACGCCCTCTGGTATGATCACGTAAGGGAACCTCGGAGCAAAGGTTTCACGATTTTCTGCGACTAAAAGGTCCGCCTGCTGTACGGACATAATATCGTGGATCACGTTGTCAACAGTAGATTGCTCAAAACTTGGTGATGGAGCCCCGGAGGATGGAGGTGCTTCCGAATCAGCGAGGACAGACGCAAGCGAGCTGGGGTCGTTGCCGGGGAGTAAGGACATAACCCTCCCAACTTCCCGCTCCAGCCGCTCAAGTCTTGACTCATAGACTAAAGGGGAGAAGAGTCAGATAAAGACTGTCTTGATCTCGAGGCAGAGTGAGCGAAGTCTGCTGACCTTTCTTCCTGCGCCGCCGAGGACGTGATTCAGGGATTACACATTCCAGTTTTCTCTCTAGGCACCTTTATTAAGATGACAGTCAGCACTAGCAATGGACGTACCGATGGCATGTATTATGGAACAGGTCGTGACAGTGTTATCACACTTACCTTTGACAAGTCCATGGCGGGCCATTGCTCATGAGGCATCGCAGCTTCTTCGCTTTACAGCTTGCGCATGCACGTGTTGAATGTGGAACCTGCGGTTCCCCGGACATTTCGATATCAAAGAGGATTATGGGACGCGTATGGCCTTCAGTCTCGGCAGTATTTCTTCTTGGCACGGATGTGTTCTCTGACAGCGAGAAATTGATTGACTCTTTGGTTGAGAGTAAAACCAAGGGTAGCTTCGGCTTGATCGCGTTTCGGAGCTTCCGGGTGCAAATGCTAGGTCCGTCGATCCACATTTGACAGAAGGGATCGACGCTCTGATACGTCAGGTTTTGTAGCGTCGGAGCGTCGGAGGTTATCCAACAGCCAACGTTAATAAACACCCGAGGTCTCAGGAATTCCctttacctaggtaccttagtcaACAGAGTGCCATGCAACAACGAAGCATAAGATAAAGTCCAGAGTCCAAAAGATTCGCGACTGTCGAGTCTATTACGTCTAGGTAAGAAAGGATTCTATGTTCTATATACAAAGTTATGTGTCACTTTCCAGCCATTAGGATTCTGTGGCTGGGCTGTACAGGCAAGTGGCACGCCCGGTTCATTCCTAATGAAGCCAGTCCAGTTAATGCCCTGGCTTATTTTCGAGGTCTTGTAGATGAACCAGCCTACCCTTGAACAAGTATGTGTTTCTTGGCAGACTACTCCCCCGAGTATGCATATTTCGAGTGCTTGCGAATGGCGGCCCCGTATTTATAAAAGACGATGGGAATGAAGCAGCAAGCTAAAGCAAGGAAGCCAAGTAAAGATGATGCCCAACGGGGATTGAGATTGTGGTACCTATTCGCGCAATCAGTGCCTAGTCGGAAGGGCAATATGGCGGCTATGGATTTACATCTGCGTAGTGAAAAGAACAGTCGATCCACCCCAAATTGAGCGAACAAGTGTCTTGGCCGCGAGCGCCGAGGCGGCCGTGTGCTGATATGCATCTACGATATAGTTGTTGAATGAATTGTAGAGAAAGACGAATCCGATGCCGATTGGAAGACCGGCGAGGCATGGCCCGACCCACGTTAGGTTATCGTACGAAGTCCAGGCAAACTACAAGTAAGAGTGTGTCAGCCTGACCTGAAGCACAAAAGGACATACAGCAGGGTGAGAGTGGGTACAAACTCACGATAAAGACACCGATTGGGATTAGCCAGCAACCCCAGATCATCGGAATCAAGCGGAGCTCAGGCGGTGGATGACCGGTGTGCTGCGACCGAAGTTTGTTGTAATGAGCGTTTACAAACGGTGCCCCGACGAGGCCGACGACGATGCCTCCTGATATGGGAATAAACATGAGCCCCGCAATTCCAGGCGAGTAGCCTTTGCCCTCTTCAAAGACGATCGGATACCTAGAGTTTATCAGCAATGCTAGACAGGGATATCGAAAGGACAAACATACGCCACGAAGAACATGTAGAGAAGGCCATACAGTATAGCTGCATAGATGGCGAACAACGTGACAATCGGCTCGATCACTAACAACCTAAGAGGCCGGGCGAGATAAATCTGCGCAATTTCCCCAAACGTGTGCTGAGCAAGTTCGTGTTCCGCAACATAACTATCGTCTCCAGTCTGCTTCCGCAGCTTCTTGGCTGTCTTTTCGAGTATGACAGGGGCATATGTTTCGGGGACAAGGACGACGAGACACACAAACAGGAAACCGCAGAGAATGAGTTGTAGCCAGTACAGCCAGCGCCATCCTTTGTTCTCGTACACAAAGCCGCCAATCATCGGGCCTAGAAATGGGTCAGCTTTGAACAGGAACCGTGGGCGCTGTCTATTTATACCCATGATCGGTCCCAGGAAAGGGGCAGCACTGAACGCTGTCATCGGAATTCCGCGTTCTTCAGGTCGCCACATGTCTGCAAGACTACCGCCAATCTAACGGTGCAACCCATCAGAGTTATTCAGCAAGATGCAGTTCTTGGTAAAGACTCACAGTTGCAACGGGCACGCTCATAGCAATGCCATCAATGGCCCGGCACACCAGCAACGTCTCGATATTCTGAGCCACGGCACACGGAACTATGAAAATAACCGCAACACCAAAGGTCAGTACATAAATGATGCGTCTCCCGCAAAGTTCTGACAAGGGACTAAAGACAAGAGCTGTTTTTTCTGTCAGTAATTTTGCCATGAGGGATGTGGTTATAAGGGCAGACCTACGCCCAATGCCAAAACCGTACACAAAGAGAGTGATTGTCAGTAAAGCAACTTCGCTCGACGTATCGAAGCGCTCAACAACGCCAGCGATGCCTGGAGTTATAACTGCCGAGGCAAACGCTACCGCGAAGCATACCCAGCTCAAAGTGAGAGTGACGGTCCACTTTCGCGCCTTGGACCAGTTCTTGGGATTGGTAGGATCGTTGGTGCTGAAGCATACTATCTTGCAGGTTTTAGCTTCGCCTTGTCTGGTTGTTACTGATCTCGTCTCGTAGTGGCCGTGCTGCGATTCCACGTTATGATTGACTGTACGGGTTGCCCCATCGGCGATAGTGTCGGATGAGGTGTTGTCGGCTTGGTAACCAGGACGGAGTATCTCGCCGGGCTCCCTATGGTGAATGTCAGCAGACGTAAGCAAAGTGCAGGATCAGTGCGAAATTGGATTACAAATCACTAGGAAAGTCGACTTTTTCATCTGCTATGTTGGCAGACGACT
This genomic stretch from Fusarium fujikuroi IMI 58289 draft genome, chromosome FFUJ_chr09 harbors:
- a CDS encoding probable multidrug resistance protein, with product MAAPPEPSFNESSANIADEKVDFPSDLEPGEILRPGYQADNTSSDTIADGATRTVNHNVESQHGHYETRSVTTRQGEAKTCKIVCFSTNDPTNPKNWSKARKWTVTLTLSWVCFAVAFASAVITPGIAGVVERFDTSSEVALLTITLFVYGFGIGPLVFSPLSELCGRRIIYVLTFGVAVIFIVPCAVAQNIETLLVCRAIDGIAMSVPVATIGGSLADMWRPEERGIPMTAFSAAPFLGPIMGPMIGGFVYENKGWRWLYWLQLILCGFLFVCLVVLVPETYAPVILEKTAKKLRKQTGDDSYVAEHELAQHTFGEIAQIYLARPLRLLVIEPIVTLFAIYAAILYGLLYMFFVAYPIVFEEGKGYSPGIAGLMFIPISGGIVVGLVGAPFVNAHYNKLRSQHTGHPPPELRLIPMIWGCWLIPIGVFIFAWTSYDNLTWVGPCLAGLPIGIGFVFLYNSFNNYIVDAYQHTAASALAAKTLVRSIWGGSTVLFTTQM
- a CDS encoding related to regulatory protein alcR, whose product is MSEPKVRRQNHSCDHCRKSKKACDGYIRNEKPAVSPDATSPTSGSQIYGGSEPGLKSCSYCIRTKKVCSLNPQWGKTRSRSRVSETGSSITSTSNDSSQSKRKRNESPATTTAPSLNAKYCDITAANMLQMLQDSTPGQGLSWNNPFSTDIPSFLSLDQNLDGQSLAMSFSSPESASQTVAKDTIDEGLPELTKQTSHAATDALDNATSYSGSQDFDINNLWDLDFSEINSAPLDTLSSIESPAYGHKAVQVKRRARLPSNDWSGYPNFSPSPFTSDSLIMQTSNRYMITESLLQIYHDVLENNLACWLAEENCPYKLQVVARTSPAPEPKLAAAPGPSRHNPNLPPEWGAAWSNRMYRRVVELDRAAQSARLINLTRSESQAASRVLDLVIMAFTTQWAQGNRRQERFSMGPNDFATEADDLADALNQEFEESLQQSVWEQAKRALQDVVDVESYRVIYAELIFGLTQKPWASDEYQQKSFGSKKGKSGKGIKENAMPEIIEIMSQEGPHIYLERATRKIHALKFRFEASESGFMETSKKHAPRRLTEENRRTIGLLYWLAVMFDTVSSSMNERPVALADEDCQHEDADQILADSMRAAQKSRRGSQRWKMELFIQDDATKPTVGTRWPCSYDDAMQMVAKSAPVKILIYRHLSYLQNALRKRECAQAIEEIIQQTTLLYRYWNMTHGAFFRDLIRHYDTVPPRIRSWFFCIAVPWHLGALMLADVLEFIDKNNYGLDQARQKRLSGNVAARIRKASAIELADLAQVTTPRLFQEAGINAAQLPDYHFAVSEGPLLTEPWTVILIRGFTKACLFHLDMADDFQQHEGDLLGHDSEDFQDSLRRAEYCIRALWCLGKKSEMSRNITKVLVGALQELQI